Proteins co-encoded in one Kribbella solani genomic window:
- a CDS encoding peptidylprolyl isomerase, whose protein sequence is MKRSITALIAATLVAATLTTTTASAAPAKHPKPVVKCEFTPTPENPAAKPVRRPSPVAKAKGTVDVYFLTNYGPFVVRMDRSGAPCGVHNFVHLVRSRFYDATQCFRLTNSARLGVLQCGDIYRQEEGGPGYKFPDEVSGKETYPRGTVAYGNQGPGTNGSEFFVVHSFANIPPNYSVLGHVIAGMDAFDRMVAAGIADPDQDGPPVKPIRILKVWAL, encoded by the coding sequence ATGAAGCGATCGATCACCGCCCTGATCGCGGCCACCCTGGTCGCCGCGACCCTCACGACCACGACCGCGTCCGCCGCGCCGGCCAAGCACCCCAAACCGGTGGTGAAATGCGAGTTCACGCCGACACCGGAGAACCCGGCGGCCAAGCCGGTCCGGCGGCCCAGTCCGGTGGCGAAGGCCAAGGGCACCGTCGACGTGTACTTCCTGACCAACTACGGGCCGTTCGTGGTCCGGATGGACCGATCCGGCGCACCGTGCGGCGTACACAACTTCGTCCATCTGGTGCGCAGCCGGTTCTACGACGCCACGCAGTGCTTCCGGCTGACCAACTCGGCCCGGCTCGGCGTACTGCAGTGCGGCGACATCTACCGCCAGGAGGAGGGCGGGCCGGGGTACAAGTTCCCGGACGAGGTGTCCGGGAAGGAGACCTACCCGCGCGGCACCGTTGCCTACGGCAACCAGGGGCCGGGTACGAACGGGTCGGAGTTCTTCGTGGTGCACTCGTTCGCGAACATCCCGCCGAACTACAGCGTGCTCGGCCACGTGATCGCCGGGATGGACGCGTTCGACCGGATGGTCGCGGCCGGCATCGCCGACCCGGACCAGGACGGACCGCCGGTGAAGCCGATCCGCATCCTCAAGGTCTGGGCGCTGTGA
- a CDS encoding HpcH/HpaI aldolase/citrate lyase family protein → MTEQVLRSRRSCLATPGSNPRFLAKAKGLDADQVFLDLEDSVAPIAKPDARKNIVAALNEGGWGNKLRVVRVNDWTTEWTYADVIEVVGGAGANLDCIMLPKVQTAEQVVALDLLLTQLEKVHGYEPGRIGIEAQIENALGLTNVNAIATASPRVETIIFGPADFMASINMKSLVVGEQPPGYDVGDAYHYILMQILMAARAHGKQAIDGPYLQIKEVDGFRRVAGRSAALGFDGKWVLHPDQIAAANEVYSPRQEDYDHAENILDAYDHYTSAAGGARGAVMLGDEMIDEASRKMALVISAKGRAAGLTRTDIWQPPAD, encoded by the coding sequence ATGACGGAACAGGTTTTGCGCAGTCGGCGGTCGTGCCTGGCCACGCCCGGCTCGAACCCGCGGTTCCTCGCCAAGGCGAAGGGGCTGGACGCGGACCAGGTGTTCCTGGACCTGGAGGACTCGGTCGCGCCGATCGCGAAGCCGGACGCCCGGAAGAACATCGTCGCCGCGCTGAACGAGGGCGGCTGGGGGAACAAGCTCCGTGTCGTCCGGGTGAACGACTGGACCACCGAGTGGACGTACGCCGACGTGATCGAGGTGGTCGGCGGTGCCGGCGCGAACCTGGACTGCATCATGCTGCCGAAGGTGCAGACCGCCGAGCAGGTGGTCGCGCTCGACCTGCTGCTCACCCAGCTGGAGAAGGTGCACGGCTACGAACCCGGCCGGATCGGTATCGAGGCGCAGATCGAGAACGCGCTCGGCCTGACCAACGTGAACGCGATCGCGACCGCCTCGCCGCGGGTGGAGACGATCATCTTCGGCCCGGCCGACTTCATGGCGTCGATCAACATGAAGTCGCTGGTGGTCGGCGAGCAGCCGCCCGGGTACGACGTCGGCGACGCGTATCACTACATCCTGATGCAGATCCTGATGGCCGCCCGCGCGCACGGCAAGCAGGCGATCGACGGGCCGTACCTGCAGATCAAGGAGGTGGACGGCTTCCGCCGGGTGGCGGGCCGGTCCGCCGCGCTCGGCTTCGACGGCAAGTGGGTGCTGCACCCGGACCAGATCGCCGCCGCGAACGAGGTGTACTCGCCGCGCCAGGAGGACTACGACCACGCGGAGAACATCCTCGACGCGTACGACCACTACACGTCGGCCGCCGGTGGCGCCCGGGGCGCGGTGATGCTCGGCGACGAGATGATCGACGAGGCGTCCCGCAAGATGGCCCTGGTCATCTCCGCCAAGGGCCGCGCGGCCGGCCTGACCCGCACCGACATCTGGCAGCCCCCGGCGGACTGA